The Gambusia affinis linkage group LG09, SWU_Gaff_1.0, whole genome shotgun sequence DNA window AACccattaaatcaaactaaagtGCACAGATCATTCatgctgattaaaaacaaaatggaaagaaaacctCTTCCTCAAGACAACcctgatattgttttataagaAAATGCTATATCTATTTCTATATAATGTAAACCTGTAACAGTTACAGCTtagaaaatttgagaaaaacagaaatgatccAAAAGTGCCTATCAAAGCCTTTGGTGAATAACAGAACAGGTTTTTAATGCTGAGCAGTATCGACCGACTTCAGTTTAGTCGTACAGAGGCCCGTGAAGGAGCTTCATAGGGCGAGGTTTCTGTCCGTTTTCACTGATGCACGGGCTGAAGAAGGGGAACACTTTCCCTCTCGGCCCCTTGCTGAACAACCACAGCAGGTTCATATCGTCGGCGTTGTAGAAGGCCACCTTCCTCTCATCGCAGTCCAAGTACACCCCGATCCTCTGCGGGGGCGACCCGAGCTGCAGCCTCGTCCACGGCTGCGTCCCGGCCCAGTATTCGCTCCCGTTCCGCAGCCGTAGGGTCCAGTAGCCATTCTCGGGGCTGAGTTTGATCCGGACGCGCCTGTCCACGGTCTCGGAGGCAACGCCCAGGTCCCATTTGGGGCTGGAGCCCACTTCAACTTCCCAGTAATGCCGCCCTGACTGGAAGGCCTGGGCAGCCAGGATGTTGACGCACTGGAAGAAGCGCTTGCTGTTGTCCGTGTGCGGTGTCATGGCATTGCACTCGACAGCCTCGGTTTTGTCCCGGGATACATGGATGCTGGGATGTGCCGTCTCTACGTCAAACGTCAAGGCAGCAGGACCTTTGGGTTGAAAAGATTGATCAGGCATTGGGACAAATATTGTTTGTGCCATAACAATTTGACATGAATTCAcacctctttgtgtttttcagtttttgtcacattgcagctACAATATTCAGTGCATttatgagattttatgtgatagaccaaaacaaTAACATACATCACTGTGAAGGAAGCAAAATACTACATTCAAAGCCTGAGATGCTCTCTGCAGTGTTTAATGAATGGTAGTCTGACTCTGTTCGACTGGGGGCCAAAATTCCAACATCTTTAGAGAGCACACTAGAGCACCATCTGCCATTTCTTTCTACAACATAATTATGGTCATGATGTGACCATGGGAAAAGGTTGACAAGGcatgaatatttctgcatttctcCAAAATGCCTCTGAAAGTTGCAGTATCGGTCTGTGTTTAATGATGGTCATCAGATGGAAAGTTACCAGGCTTCAGGGCCTTGAACATCCTTCTCCATGTGATGTATTGTAACGGAGCCAAGTATTTGCTGCTGAAGGCACTGATATCAAAATCTGGCGCCACGTACACCTCCACACAGGGCCTGCggattaaacacattttattaggaTGTCTAAGATCAAATAACATTAATTAATGTTAAATTCTACTATGTACATGATTGGTGTTAAAAGGCCTGGAGCAATTACTGTGTCGCTCCACGGCAGTAAATGCTTACCTCAACTGTGGAAACTGTCAGGAaggaaaccaaagaaatcaCATTAACTGCATGTTACACATTGGTAGAAAAGTTAGAAATCAGATGAAGCTCAACTTTTTATTCCaccatattttaaattatggttgggtacaaaaatattaaaactttacaaaattaatAGACTGAGAAGGACTGAGAAGGCTCCACCTCAGTCAGTACGACGTTtgactgctgcagcagctttacGTTATTTTCCAGCTCCCTCTTAGCCAGCTCTGCGGCCTCCAGGTGACGCTGGACCTTCTCCAGTTCCTCCGCTTCCTCTCTCCTCAGCTGATCCAACATACGattctcctcctccagcaggaTCTGATGCAGAGCTCTGAACTCACTTTTGACACACCCCTGCAGATCTGCTCCAACCCTCTGGAAAAGTGAGAAAGTACCAGTACGTCAGGAACACTGACATTGCCAAGTGACTTGGATACGTCAAAATCCAGGAACCTTACtgtattaaattttaaattccaCATTAAAAGACACACATACAAAGCACAAATGATTGACCAGCTGGAGGAAAGTGATCCACGGCTTTATaactgctttaaaaagaaaagtgtggcAGGATTTCTATTCAATTCCACAAGGGCAACGCTTTGTAGAACCATGCAAATGCAGAATGAATCTCCTTCCACTGCAGTTTCTGCTGCACGAGTTTAGGGGAATGACGTTTATACGTCTAGATAatgttttttgccttttcttctttgcaaaataagtCAGGCTTAGTCCTTGGCCGGAGCACTTCAATGAACATTCATTTTCCAAGtcctgtaaaaacatttttcaattggAATTATTGcgggactttgactaggccattcaaaACCAAGTCTTTTAAAGCATCAAACAAGTTTAGAGGTAGAACTATACTTAGCTCCATCCCTCTTGCAGTTAACCAACTTCTGATTAGCTAACTTGTTGCTGCTAAAGAAAAtcttccccacagcatgacgttTTCACCACCGTGCGTCACTGTGGGCATGATGTGTTCAGGCTGATGTCCAGTGTTCTCTGCCACATAGCATTTTAAACATGCAGTCTTAATGTGGATTATAATTTCTAAATCATTGACTTCTGGAGGCAAtttgttgcactggattttatttagagcgTTTGCCTTACAAGGAGctaaacacaaatgcacattATGCTTATCGGAAAACCACATATCCTTTTTGTTCCACTTCAACGGTTATGATCTACTTCATGCTGCTCTACCACATATTTatccaataaaatgcattgaaatcTGTGACTAAGCTTACTGGGGaatgaacactttttttttgcttgtatcTGAAGAGGTACAAGCAAAAAGTAGTGAAGTTATATATTTAAACCTATTTCACACATTATAACTAACTTTAATCTATGAGCAAACAGGAACGCCAAACTACCAGCACACATAGTAATTTATCAGATCAGCTGTCAGAACAACTGTCTGAATTAGCTGGGTGCCACTGAAGTAAGTGTGTTTGATGAGGTCCGACCTTGTTAGACTGCTGCAGAATGGTTTATCAGAAAGCATCAAGGTTTTAACACCAGTCCGGCAGCTGCACTCCAACATATTTTAGATGAAAAGCTGTTCACATGATGTAAAGCAGTTTAAAAGGGGTAGACATTCTAAGAAATGCCTCAAACAGCCACAGGACGTTTGCACTGATGAAGGTTTTCGTTACATCTACTCAGAGCACACAGCAAGCTCCCATCTGCTTATCAACACTTGTATCTTATTCGCAACTGATATCCAGTTAACTGTGAGAAGCAGAATTGTGCTTAGACATTCAAGGAACACAATAAGAGACTATGAACGCAGCTGAAAACACAACTCAGTGTGCATAATGAAATATCAGGTTCTGTTCAGTCGAGCCTACCTTTATGATATCCATCTTGTCCTTGTCTTTGCGAATGGTGCAGAGGAGATCCTCCTTCTTTGAGTTATGGCTCTGCAATGCCACACTCAGCTTTTTCTGCAAAGCAATATGCAAATAATGTCTGGATAAGctaattcataaaatgtaaatctgtACAATGTAGTGGGACAGGAAAGCCAGAGTAATCAGTACCCTCACCGGTACCTATTAAACTCctttaaagttatattttgtGCTGTAAACAAATATCACACAGCTGCAGTGTGAAAACAAAGATCTGGGATTTTGGTTTAAACAGctgtaaattaactttttacatgtttttaggTTACAGTCATagactttaatatattttactgggaaTTCAACataatgcataaaaatgaagaaaaatgtaaatgttttcgACTCAGGCAGTTACATCTATTTATAAGGTCACTGTAAGCCAGGCGAGACATTTGTAAATCATCAGTGGTAGTTCTTTTGGTGTGGCTTTACACAGTGATCCTTATTTAGGTTAATTGAGATATCCTGCCATACCAAGAGATATAAAAGGGAGTGGAAGTGTACTTTGGCCTGATGGAGTCAAGCACAACATGTCATTAACACACAGATGTGGACTGAAAAATGGAACACAGTTATATTATATCATTACTAGGTTTACTTTGGggcattttattatttgcataaGATACAACACAcaccaatataaaaataaattgtgaggCAGCCAAATGATAAAACACACAAGGGGAAGACAAAGCAAAAGCGATGAAGTCACCTCCAGATTCCTGATGTAGGTGTCTGAAGAGGAGGACCGAACCTTGTCCACCATCGCTGCCACCAGGTAGTTGGTCTGAAACTGCTTGGACCTGAACTCTTTGCGGCATTGTGGGCAGGTTACAGGACCCAGTGTTCCCCTCCAGTACCTTGAGATGCACGCCTTGCAAAAGTGGTGCATGCAGGATAGCATGACAGGCTCCTGGAACAGGTCGCAGCAAATGGCGCAGGTCAGGTCGTCCCTCAGGCTGCCTTTGGATGGGGGAGGAGGAGCCGCAGGAGCAGCAGCCATGCTGAGATGTCTTTCCTCTCCAAACTGAGGAAGTGAAAGCAAAAGattagaaaacaagaagaaactcGGGGTGGAGATCTGGCTTTTGTTACAAAAAGCCAGATCTTTTTGTAACAAAAGCTCTGATGGTAAACTAAGTGTGCAAAAAGGTTCGACTACAGCTATcagttatttattgtaaaatagaCTCCCAGAGTATGtgtaaaaatctatttcaagTGTAAACTCAAATCAAGGTGATTATGACTGGATAGCAAGCGACCGATCACATGATTCGTACTGTAAAAAGCCTTTGCTTAGACCGCTAAGTTTGCCGAGAGACTGTTAGCATTTACAACTACATAGCCGCCCATGAAAAGTTCAACGGACTAAATACCTTATCAAAACTATTATGTCACAACGATATAAGAGGATATTAAACACTTTAATGAACTTACTGTGTCTGCTGTTAAGTGAAATGCGTGTCCAAACACTTCAAAGTCCCTCCTTCTTTGGTCCTTGACTCTGCGCTGTTCCTTCCTGTTGCTGTTGTGGACGGGGAACCACAGCTGTCATAAATGAGCATGCGCACGAACAAGGGCCGACGTTTGATTGGTTCATTTGAACCCCGGAAGCATGGCAGTCAGAGAGTGGAAATGATAAGTTGCATAGAGCAAAAACACGCGGGATGCttagttatattttaatttttttgtttagggTTTTCATGAAAGCCGAAACTGATAGAAAGTcgatatgacaaaatgtgaagtgtTGCCTTGACCATAATGGTTTTACATCCAAACGaagaagcaaaaaggaaaacaataaaatattagtttaaaatgctggaaggatttttgaaatgtgtttcttttgtataaaaaaagaaagaaaaatagtacTATTTATGCGCCATTAAAATATACAATGTCACAATATATTTTGTCTACCCATCCAACCATATAATGACAGGAAGGGTAAAAAGATTAGCATgtattaaattagaaaaaatcaattaaaatacgtttttcttatttgtttgaACTGATCTTGTAAATTTACCACAAAGAACATTGGTGTTTTAAAAGAGCTTTATTGTAAAAGAATAATTTGAgcttgaccaaaaacaaaactctaagCATTATATCTAGCTAAATATTACATTGTTTTGTCATAATTGTTAACAAGCATGAAGTCTCCTGGAAAAGTAATTAATCACAGTTTATTCCTCTAATGCTTAATCTAAATATatcctgttttttattgtagaattattattctttcattgttttccaAACTCCAAGTTGagcataaaacagaaactctcATAGCTTTCAGGCATTGTCAGTACTGTAAGTCAGTTGGTTTGCTCATTATGAAGACCTGAGTGAGCTACCTGTCTTAGAAAAATCTCCAAATTGGAACACAGGCTTTTTGTAATTCCTTTCTGTGTTACAAAAAAGCCCTACTTGGAGtgattttgcagttttatgaatGGTTCAATGGATTTTAAAAGTGGGCTGGAGACctgtaaagcacatttaataaaaatactgtcTTTTATCCATTAATTGCATAATTTAACCTCTTTCCCTCCCAAAGCCTGCAAATTCACTGAACGTGAGATGACCCTGGGGTTCTCCATGAAGCTACAAGGTTATTGCCATTAAAAGTGAATTCAGTTGGACAAAGACAGAAGAGAGGAAAATATACAAGATCAGTTTTACTTCTTGCATGGAGTCCCGAGGCGTAGCAGAGACTTCCCACACAAACATTTACCTCAGGAATCCAATTTGCAAACTTCACAGACTATCCTTCCCTCTGAATCAATATGTCCAATCGCCTGTGACTTAAAGACTTTCATCTGTCTGCATTAGAAAGTGTTTAGCCGTCAGAGTAACCTTTATGAAAAACACCTAcagcaaaaggaagaaaagcttTGGCACAGAAAGAGAACTATAAATCTGtcttttagcttacagaaacaTGGAGAACCCACTCATTCTCTGTAAACATGATCATATTTCATGTGCAGAAGTTACATGATGAGCCATTTACATTTGCTTGTGAAAAATTATATAGTAGCATAACATTTTTTGCTATATAGTTGCAAGGAAGTCCACCTAAACATAGCTTCATTTGAGAAGCAGACGCAGCTTAAAGAATATGTTAAAAGGACTGTACGTTTTCCATTCCGCAAATCTTTGTGTGTGGCAGATCTATTtacattgttgaaaaaaatccataaCAAGTGTCGTGCCTCTCACTaaaacaaatgtggaaaagctgagtggatgtaaatacttttacatgtcattaaaaacaacagaaatcaaagTAGTGCATTtggtggttgtttttttttatagggaAAAATTATTAGCTATATTGCACATAATATTAAAAGTCAATAGCTGGGATTGGTGGATCAtttgaaagtgaaactaaaGTAAAAGGTTTCCAGGTGTATGTGATAATACACTCTGGACAGTCACATCAAAGAACAGGGACATATAAATGTCTGACCTTCACAATGCTTTGTGGAAGTTTATTGTGGCTGACGTAAAACTTTCAGAGGACCTCAGTAAAAAGATGTTGGTAATCATCAGGTTTGTAAAGGTTACAAAAAATGATTGAAAGTTCCAAACATTTAAGACCATTGTCACCTTCCCCAGGAGAGGTCGTCAAACAACGGTCATTCTAGCAGTAtagtttgttaaaaaagaaaaacatataagaaaaaacagcaactaAAGGTTCCTAGTGACCATGGATATCTGCCTTTGTCCAGGATCCTAAAGATTACATAACCAAGCAAGATGGCTCAAGGAAATAATAAGTTCAGATTTAAAGCATTACTTTGTGAACTAAATCTAAGAAAGtcatttttcagcaataaaaatactttcaaaagaTCTTTAgcaaccttttaaaaatggttgCTAAAGGAGAATAAAGTTATCGATTTGAAATGACCAAGTACAAGTACTGACCTTTCTCAGATATAAATGTTGTAGATGGACCTATGAGAGAATTGTTCATCAGAGGAAAAAACATCAGCATCACacataagaaataataaaaaaaagattaaattaaaaagaaagtaagtGTTCAAGTCGGCtcttttttgatattttgatttattttattttatttcaaaatatataatccacattttctgcagaaaagcctAAAGATTTCCTAGCTTGATGTGTGATTGTATTCCAAAGATTGCTGAAGTCACACACAGAAGGTCCAATGACATCCCAAAACTTTCCTCAGTGCCATAACCCAATCGCTCCTGTCTGTCGGTCTCCAGAATCAAACGACTTCATTTACATGTGGAGGTTGTGGGTGAATCTTATTGTTAAGACAACAAGCTAAGGCCAAATGGCTGCCTTACCAGATCAGTAAGGCTGAGGCTGATAAGCACTCtaagaacaaagaaaaggagagaactGGGCACATCTTCAAATCCCCTGAACCCAAACAGTTACTTAATGTGGCTCCTAAACAGTTCCATGAAGGTGGATAAATTAGTCTCTAGAGGCCAGATTTACAAAACATCCTCTTATAGtttagtaaaatgttcttcagcttgttttcttgttttttccgtagttctgaaaaataataactcTGAAACATAGTCATATGACCACAAGGTAGACCTCAGGATGGGTATTCATCCTACAAGGTGTAACAAATTGGATGAGATGAATATACACAAAGTAGATCAAAATAGTGAATCCATTTTCTTACAAGCTTGTCCCTGGTGGAgttgggaggggtgctggtgtctatctccagcaagacattctgggcgagaggcagggtcaccctggacaggtcaccagtctgtcgcagggcagcacagagacagacaggacaaacgaccatgcacacacacactcacagaatttagagaaaccaattaacctaaaagtcatgtttttggactgtgggaggaagccggaggaCTTGAGTCAATATTGGCTTGAATCATCTtcgactgcagctgcagctagATGCCTTCTGCCCTGTCTCAAAGCTTCTGTGATTTCAAACAGGCTTTCTTTGTTTGGCCTGTATTTAGGCACATTTCTCTTCACATAAACTCTGAACAGCTTCCCTGTCCAGCCTGAAGAAAAGCATACCAACACCATGATTGTGTCACAAGCATGTTTCAGAACAACtgcatttatactgagattacaCCACACACAGGGTTTCCAGTTAATCATATTTAGGACATCAGAGTAAAGCAGGATGAGTATAAATGAATGCCaaacttttcacctttttagTTGGGCAAGATAGAggtaaaagtttttctttgcactttgcagttttggtccATTTGATGAAGTTCCATCAGAAAATctcccaatgaaatacattgaaatttgtggttgtaatatgacCAACTGCGAAACCATTTCAAGTGCATGAAGGCTTTTGGAAGACACTGAACACACTGAAAATTGTCCTGAGACACCCATTCAAAATGCATTTACAATCCTTCAGATAATTAAAACAGGCTGTATTCGAAAAGCAGCTTTGGGCCTCAAATGTTCTTTTATTGACGTGCCACCTTGATGAGGTCCCTACATGTTTATGTCTGCAGTTTAAACTAAAAGCATCGGTGCGTTGTCCAACAGCTTTCATCTTTTCCAGGTTGTCATGGAGCTCACAGAAAGGAGTACGTGATTATTTCCAGGGGAAATCAATCTACTCTGGCCTTGGTTCCAAGCCGTTCCTTTAAACTAACTTGATCCCAATCGTGGGAAATAAATGATTATATCAACTTGAACGCTGTTCATCTGAGACCAGACTGGAGCAGAACGATGAGGACCATAAACTGAAATGATATAACGACATGTTCATCAGAGATGCCTCCACACTGTGCACcacaattagaaataaaacctcGATTGGAATAAACTTTGCGATGTTCGTCTACATGATAAAAATGAAGATGAGAGAGACGCCTCGGGTAAAATTGTGATGTGCGGAAAGCCCACAGGACGCGGCCATTGCGCAGATCTCCAGCGGAGCGTTCCTGGCACAGATGTTGGCGCCTCATTCCTACTCTGACTCCGCTGGATCTGACTCGGGAGCGCTCAGTGGATCTACAAGATGCGCACTCCAGGCAGGGAGGAGCTTCGGGAATTTCACACTACTTGTTCCACGCCACTCTTGAGTGAAGACTCGTTTCCCAAAGTAGATATTGCGGCGAAAGGTGAGTCCATTAACACGCGATTGGTATTCGTGTAGACAATAAATTCATAATGCGGGGCTCGATATGTGTCCAAGTGCACCAGGGAGGCGCTGAATGTGTGTTTCTTCTGTTCTTGTGACGCGGGCACAACCTGTAACTGAAACTGTCACATGTGCGTAATTTGGATATGAAGAAATCTTTTCAAAGCAAGATGATGAAGAGTCCAAATGATGTGAGACAATTATAGCAATTTGCATATGTTTTGGAGGGTTAAATGAGCCTTGAGAGCTGTGAAAGATATCTTTAAAGAGTgagaaagtgaaacaaatggCCACAAATTACGCGTCAACGCATACTTGATTGAATTTGGTTATTACAATTTACCAGTAGTAACTCGCTATTGATGTGCGCTGGATTCCCCTCAGCAGGTGCAtcgtaaaaaataaaaaataataactcttGGGATAAGAAATTATAGGAAGTgtcatttttgtgcttttcttcatttgaaaattactgtaaaaatgttgcCTGAACGGACAT harbors:
- the trim105 gene encoding tripartite motif containing 105, which encodes MAAAPAAPPPPSKGSLRDDLTCAICCDLFQEPVMLSCMHHFCKACISRYWRGTLGPVTCPQCRKEFRSKQFQTNYLVAAMVDKVRSSSSDTYIRNLEKKLSVALQSHNSKKEDLLCTIRKDKDKMDIIKRVGADLQGCVKSEFRALHQILLEEENRMLDQLRREEAEELEKVQRHLEAAELAKRELENNVKLLQQSNVVLTEFPQLRPCVEVYVAPDFDISAFSSKYLAPLQYITWRRMFKALKPGPAALTFDVETAHPSIHVSRDKTEAVECNAMTPHTDNSKRFFQCVNILAAQAFQSGRHYWEVEVGSSPKWDLGVASETVDRRVRIKLSPENGYWTLRLRNGSEYWAGTQPWTRLQLGSPPQRIGVYLDCDERKVAFYNADDMNLLWLFSKGPRGKVFPFFSPCISENGQKPRPMKLLHGPLYD